One Halarcobacter ebronensis genomic window carries:
- a CDS encoding chaperone NapD, which yields MNISSIVVQTVPKYLEQVLEDLKNCEACDYHLHDDKGRIIVTIEGNGVKEELEKLRVIEAIPHVISADMQMAYSEDELDEHIEILENSDMVPKMLNDDNIDPDKIIYRGDLKRKDLEGFAQEFDKVD from the coding sequence ATGAATATTTCAAGTATTGTAGTACAAACTGTACCAAAATATTTAGAACAAGTTTTAGAAGATCTAAAAAATTGTGAAGCTTGTGATTATCATTTACATGATGACAAAGGAAGAATTATTGTAACAATTGAAGGAAATGGCGTAAAAGAAGAGCTTGAAAAATTAAGAGTAATTGAAGCAATTCCCCATGTAATTTCAGCTGATATGCAAATGGCATATAGTGAAGATGAGTTGGATGAACATATCGAAATACTTGAAAATTCAGATATGGTTCCTAAAATGTTAAATGATGACAATATCGATCCAGATAAAATTATCTACAGAGGTGATCTTAAAAGAAAAGATTTGGAAGGTTTTGCACAAGAGTTTGATAAGGTTGACTAA
- a CDS encoding PAS domain-containing protein — MEFNESEFLIETIVPENELIISRTDLRGFITYANETFAQISGYLIDELVGNPHNLVRHPDMPKRVFKQMWETLLKGQKWEGVVKNLRKDRGYYWVHATISGVYKDGKLIEYKSIRTPIDYQTKLKHQKLYDEYRNLDNENIRRVIYT, encoded by the coding sequence ATGGAATTTAATGAAAGCGAATTTCTAATAGAGACTATAGTTCCTGAAAATGAGCTAATTATTTCAAGAACAGATTTAAGAGGTTTTATTACCTATGCCAACGAAACTTTTGCACAAATAAGTGGTTACTTAATTGATGAATTAGTAGGTAATCCACACAATCTAGTAAGACATCCAGATATGCCAAAAAGAGTCTTTAAACAGATGTGGGAAACACTACTAAAAGGTCAAAAATGGGAAGGAGTAGTGAAAAATCTTAGAAAAGACAGAGGTTACTACTGGGTACATGCAACAATTAGCGGAGTCTATAAAGATGGAAAACTAATTGAATATAAATCAATAAGAACACCTATTGATTATCAAACTAAATTGAAACATCAAAAACTATATGATGAATACAGAAATCTTGACAATGAAAATATTAGAAGGGTAATCTACACTTAG
- a CDS encoding cytochrome c3 family protein — translation MEEIKKSKSKVIVPLSLVIVGLILGLIISFGSSIGVKHTSDKNYCSSCHTMQPVTNSYKMDVHGGAGKHGIEVKCVYCHLPQDSMANYLTTKVKTGLHDLYAEYFKDTSKIDWQAMREHRESFTYDSACLNCHTNLKDSTESNLKALIAHRKYFSKTTDKTCVGCHQNVGHKDLGLYLPKN, via the coding sequence ATGGAAGAGATCAAAAAATCTAAATCCAAAGTCATTGTTCCGTTATCACTTGTTATAGTCGGGCTCATCCTTGGTCTGATTATTTCGTTTGGTAGCTCTATTGGGGTTAAACACACTAGCGACAAAAACTACTGTTCAAGTTGTCATACTATGCAACCAGTGACTAATTCATATAAAATGGATGTTCATGGTGGTGCGGGAAAACATGGAATAGAAGTCAAATGTGTCTATTGTCACTTACCTCAAGATTCAATGGCTAATTATTTAACTACAAAAGTTAAAACAGGTTTGCATGATTTATATGCAGAATATTTTAAAGATACTTCCAAAATAGATTGGCAAGCAATGAGAGAGCACAGAGAATCATTTACTTATGATAGTGCCTGTCTTAATTGTCATACCAATTTAAAAGACTCAACTGAGTCAAATCTAAAAGCATTAATTGCTCATAGAAAGTATTTTTCTAAAACTACAGATAAAACATGTGTAGGTTGTCACCAAAATGTAGGACATAAAGATTTAGGTTTATACCTGCCTAAAAATTAA
- a CDS encoding multiheme c-type cytochrome: MLKKLLLSMFASSVMLFAANVGDLSSVKTLKIDRDMTKMGKSCVECHAKETPGMVNDWKESRHGHVGISCIDCHQVKKDSPMATQACPGVKGTDVYISLLVTPKTCERCHPSEVKEFQESGHGRAGLQVHAKDGMQKLMNHFEGADNPHTKGSAEATGCMQCHGKVVELGKDNRPTAETWPQAGIGTIYPDGSVGNCASCHTRHKFSIAEARKPAACSSCHLGPDHPDKEIYDNSKHGHIFNAEGNEWKYDSAPDAWEPGDYRAPTCATCHMSGIGDLKTTHNVSRRLKWNLWAPKSNLRDGGLDNAVKVWKEEGKFSKGNPVAGHPDGSVAARAEMEKVCSSCHSTLHTKNFFEMADKHVILYNESYFEPAKKMYDELKAKGLIAQDPWTDEFHKVYYHLWHHQGRRMRQGALMNGPDYAHWHGVFELQQDIRELKKIYEHRMKTGKID, encoded by the coding sequence ATGTTAAAAAAGTTGTTGTTATCAATGTTTGCTTCAAGTGTTATGCTGTTTGCTGCTAATGTTGGTGACCTAAGTTCAGTTAAAACTCTGAAAATAGACAGAGATATGACTAAAATGGGAAAAAGCTGTGTAGAGTGCCATGCTAAGGAGACTCCTGGTATGGTTAATGATTGGAAAGAGAGTAGACATGGTCATGTAGGAATCTCTTGTATTGATTGCCACCAAGTAAAAAAAGATTCGCCAATGGCAACTCAAGCATGTCCAGGTGTTAAAGGAACTGATGTTTATATTTCACTATTAGTTACTCCTAAAACATGTGAAAGATGCCACCCTAGTGAAGTAAAAGAGTTCCAAGAAAGTGGACATGGAAGAGCTGGTCTTCAAGTTCATGCAAAAGATGGAATGCAAAAACTTATGAACCATTTTGAAGGTGCAGATAATCCACATACAAAAGGTTCTGCTGAAGCTACAGGATGTATGCAATGTCATGGTAAAGTTGTTGAGTTAGGTAAAGATAATAGACCAACAGCAGAGACTTGGCCACAAGCTGGTATAGGTACAATCTATCCTGATGGAAGTGTTGGGAACTGTGCTTCATGTCATACAAGACACAAATTTTCAATTGCAGAAGCTAGAAAACCTGCTGCTTGTTCTTCTTGTCACTTAGGACCTGATCATCCAGATAAAGAGATTTATGATAACTCTAAACATGGTCATATCTTTAATGCAGAAGGAAATGAGTGGAAATATGATAGTGCTCCTGATGCTTGGGAACCAGGTGATTATAGAGCACCAACTTGTGCTACTTGCCATATGAGTGGTATTGGAGATTTAAAAACTACTCACAATGTTAGTAGAAGATTAAAATGGAATCTATGGGCACCAAAATCTAACTTAAGAGATGGTGGTTTGGATAATGCTGTTAAAGTATGGAAAGAAGAAGGAAAATTCTCTAAAGGTAACCCTGTAGCTGGTCACCCAGATGGTTCAGTTGCAGCAAGAGCTGAAATGGAAAAAGTATGTTCTTCTTGTCACAGTACTTTACATACTAAAAACTTCTTTGAAATGGCAGATAAACATGTAATTCTATATAATGAATCATATTTTGAACCTGCTAAAAAAATGTATGATGAGTTAAAAGCAAAAGGGTTAATTGCTCAAGATCCATGGACAGATGAATTCCATAAAGTGTACTATCACTTATGGCATCACCAAGGTAGAAGAATGAGACAAGGGGCATTAATGAATGGACCAGATTATGCTCACTGGCATGGTGTATTTGAACTTCAACAAGATATTAGAGAGTTGAAAAAAATATACGAACACAGAATGAAAACTGGAAAAATTGACTAA
- a CDS encoding peptidylprolyl isomerase: protein MKYLIGLLLLIFTTNIYAKELLAVVNGNEITTDVAHTDFFNMDVEQKKIAIKRLVEKELAIEYGLNSDMVKSKKFIDTFNHIIKVENGKDLASTLKDKENKYTNEQLRSKKGLLAFDMILDEKAQELKPDTNTLKKYYEINKNRYDTKKMYELLHIIVNTKEEALEIEKALNNSTAVIKTFQEIASKKSLAPTKDKNGYLGQFDYEAMPKELQEAVKNLTRNQYSKPFKTDFGYELVYVMGYQDEVKRGYKESQINVKDDYTRESVINWAFEQINKLKEKAEIKIIFKG from the coding sequence ATGAAATATCTAATTGGCTTACTACTTCTAATATTTACAACAAATATATACGCAAAGGAGTTATTAGCGGTAGTTAATGGAAATGAAATAACAACAGATGTTGCACATACAGATTTCTTTAATATGGATGTGGAACAAAAAAAGATTGCAATAAAAAGATTAGTTGAAAAAGAGTTAGCTATTGAATATGGTTTAAATAGCGATATGGTAAAAAGTAAAAAATTTATAGATACTTTTAATCATATTATTAAAGTAGAAAATGGTAAAGACTTAGCCTCTACATTAAAAGACAAAGAGAATAAATATACTAATGAACAATTAAGAAGTAAAAAAGGACTTCTTGCATTTGATATGATATTAGATGAAAAAGCACAAGAGTTAAAACCAGATACAAATACTCTAAAAAAATATTATGAAATTAATAAAAATAGATACGACACTAAAAAAATGTATGAATTACTTCATATAATAGTTAATACAAAAGAAGAAGCTTTAGAAATTGAAAAAGCTTTAAACAATAGCACTGCTGTAATAAAAACATTTCAAGAAATAGCTTCAAAAAAATCATTAGCTCCTACAAAAGATAAAAATGGTTATTTAGGGCAATTCGATTATGAAGCAATGCCAAAAGAACTTCAAGAAGCAGTTAAGAATTTAACAAGAAATCAATATAGTAAACCTTTTAAAACAGATTTTGGTTATGAACTTGTTTATGTAATGGGATACCAAGATGAAGTAAAAAGAGGCTATAAAGAGAGCCAAATCAATGTAAAAGATGATTATACAAGAGAAAGTGTAATTAATTGGGCATTTGAACAAATTAATAAACTAAAAGAAAAAGCTGAAATAAAAATAATTTTTAAGGGGTAA
- a CDS encoding MBL fold metallo-hydrolase — MKKYIKTVTISTLSLLSYVTQPLMAAEPPPQIMKLLNDNTPLKPTKVFDNVYSIGTVSVSAWAIKTSEGIILIDAMWDDDSAKLIIKDMKELGLDPTQLKYILISHGHGDHYGGANYLRNKYHAKVAMSKVDFDFMHSLNKGPNGPRSPKTPADIFVKDGDVITLGNESVKILLTPGHTPGGISFIFPVTNDGQKHTAILWGGTGIPHDMKSKLAYQKSVAHFEEEARKANADIELTAHLFIGDNFAKLDKVRDRKEGENNPFILGQDGMNKYFKELHKSIDDAIKEK, encoded by the coding sequence ATGAAAAAATATATTAAAACAGTAACTATTTCGACGCTTAGTCTTTTATCTTATGTGACTCAACCACTAATGGCAGCAGAACCACCTCCACAAATTATGAAACTACTGAATGACAATACACCACTAAAACCAACAAAAGTATTTGACAATGTTTATTCAATAGGGACAGTTAGTGTTAGTGCTTGGGCTATAAAAACTAGTGAAGGAATTATTCTTATTGATGCTATGTGGGATGATGATTCTGCAAAATTGATAATAAAAGATATGAAAGAACTTGGACTTGACCCAACACAATTAAAATACATATTAATCTCACATGGACATGGAGATCATTATGGTGGAGCAAATTATTTAAGAAATAAATACCATGCAAAAGTGGCAATGAGTAAAGTGGATTTTGATTTTATGCACTCATTAAATAAAGGACCTAATGGCCCTCGTTCACCTAAAACACCTGCTGATATATTTGTAAAAGATGGTGATGTTATAACATTAGGGAATGAATCAGTAAAAATATTATTAACGCCAGGACATACACCAGGGGGAATTTCATTTATCTTCCCAGTTACAAATGATGGGCAAAAACATACTGCAATTTTATGGGGTGGAACAGGTATTCCTCATGATATGAAAAGTAAATTAGCTTATCAAAAATCTGTTGCTCATTTTGAAGAAGAAGCTAGAAAAGCAAATGCAGATATAGAGTTAACAGCACATTTATTTATTGGTGATAACTTTGCAAAACTAGATAAAGTAAGAGATAGAAAAGAAGGAGAAAACAACCCTTTTATTCTTGGTCAAGATGGTATGAACAAGTACTTTAAAGAACTTCACAAATCTATAGATGATGC